A portion of the Cellulophaga algicola DSM 14237 genome contains these proteins:
- a CDS encoding sulfatase-like hydrolase/transferase: MILTDDQGWADVGFNGATDIPTPNLDRLASEGVIFSNGYVSHPYCSPSRAGLLTGRYQARFGHDCNMPYDGKNDASVGTPLSEKMISEALKEQGYRTSAIGKWHLGDHPDLYPPAQGFDHWFGFPGGGMNYWGESKNEIQTIYRNRKVVPEEELTYLTDDFTTEAIRFITQKDEKPFFMYLAYNAPHAPDQATKEYLEKTKHIEYAGRSVYAAMVNAVDANVGKIDSTLIANGLKENTILVFLSDNGGRIEHADNRPYRGHKGMLFEGGIKVPFFITWPTKIKEKYAYNEPISSLDLFPTFLNAAGGKAKKERQLDGVDLLPFILQKTQETPHETLFWRSSGNFEYAVRKGNYKLYKSAYKNKTLLFDLEKDHLERYDIANENPEIIVALEKAYKKWDAKNMAPGWLDPHAENVLKEDEKWQGDRNKSLNKKIK; this comes from the coding sequence GTGATTCTCACAGATGATCAAGGATGGGCAGATGTTGGTTTTAACGGAGCAACAGATATACCTACACCAAATTTAGACAGACTTGCTTCTGAAGGTGTTATTTTTTCTAACGGATATGTTTCACATCCCTATTGTAGTCCTTCGAGAGCTGGGTTATTAACGGGTCGTTACCAAGCACGTTTTGGTCATGACTGTAATATGCCTTATGATGGAAAAAATGATGCTTCTGTAGGCACTCCACTATCAGAAAAAATGATTTCTGAAGCATTGAAAGAACAAGGCTACAGGACCAGCGCTATTGGAAAATGGCATTTGGGAGACCATCCAGATTTATACCCACCAGCACAAGGTTTTGACCACTGGTTTGGTTTTCCTGGAGGCGGTATGAATTATTGGGGCGAATCTAAAAATGAAATTCAGACAATCTATAGAAATAGAAAGGTAGTACCCGAAGAGGAGTTAACCTACTTGACTGATGATTTTACAACTGAAGCCATTCGTTTTATCACCCAAAAAGATGAAAAACCTTTTTTCATGTACCTTGCCTATAATGCGCCTCATGCCCCAGATCAAGCAACAAAAGAATACCTTGAGAAAACCAAACATATAGAATATGCCGGTAGAAGTGTATATGCTGCCATGGTAAATGCTGTAGATGCTAATGTTGGTAAAATTGATTCTACACTAATTGCTAACGGTTTAAAAGAAAACACCATTCTTGTATTTTTAAGTGATAATGGAGGGAGAATAGAACATGCAGATAATAGACCTTATAGAGGCCATAAAGGCATGCTATTTGAAGGCGGAATTAAAGTGCCATTCTTTATAACTTGGCCAACAAAAATTAAAGAAAAATACGCGTATAATGAACCAATATCTTCTTTAGATTTATTTCCTACATTTTTAAATGCAGCTGGTGGTAAAGCAAAAAAAGAACGTCAGTTAGACGGAGTAGACTTGCTTCCTTTCATTCTGCAGAAAACACAAGAAACTCCTCATGAAACCTTATTCTGGAGATCATCAGGAAACTTTGAGTATGCCGTTAGAAAAGGCAACTACAAGCTCTACAAAAGTGCTTACAAAAACAAAACCTTACTTTTTGATCTTGAAAAAGATCATCTGGAACGTTATGATATTGCTAATGAAAACCCTGAAATTATAGTCGCCTTAGAAAAAGCCTACAAAAAATGGGATGCCAAAAACATGGCTCCAGGTTGGTTGGACCCGCATGCCGAAAATGTCCTTAAAGAGGACGAAAAATGGCAAGGCGACAGAAATAAATCCTTAAATAAAAAAATTAAATAA
- a CDS encoding sulfatase family protein, with product MTSHPISKNTFFKLDLLLLIVFTFSCKEENKKKETATTEAKEATSKPNIVVIYLDDLGYGDISANGATEISTPNIDKLAHGGVRFTNGYATSATCTPSRYGILTGVYPWRNKDAQILPGTAPLIISTEQTTIPKMLKQQGYTTGIVGKWHLGLGTGHVNWNERVSPGPNEVGFDYSYIMAATQDRVPTVYIKGGHVDGLDPNDPIEVDYAKNYEGQPTGKDNPELLKMKWHHGHNNSIVNGIPRIGFMKGGEAAKWKDVDMADHFLEKAKDYVKNHKKEPFFLYYALQQPHVPRTPHPRFVGTSGMGPRGDVILEADWVIGEFIKTLEDEKILENTLIVFTSDNGPVLNDGYFDDAEEKLGSHTPTGGLRGGKYSLFDAGTHVPFITYWKGTITPSVSDALVCQIDLLNSLAKLADSDITTDDSEELIDVLLGKSKIGRTNLVLEAGQKTALRSGDWILIPPYKGNPINTQVNIELGIADTYQLYNLKTDRKQETNLAASNPEKLKEMVATYEELRGETTVEIKELELK from the coding sequence ATGACTTCACATCCAATCTCTAAAAACACTTTTTTTAAACTTGATTTATTACTTTTAATCGTTTTTACTTTTAGCTGTAAAGAGGAGAATAAGAAAAAGGAAACGGCCACTACGGAAGCAAAAGAAGCCACTTCGAAACCTAACATCGTTGTAATTTACTTAGATGACTTAGGCTATGGTGATATCAGTGCTAATGGGGCAACAGAAATTAGCACCCCTAATATAGATAAACTTGCACATGGCGGAGTACGTTTTACAAATGGTTATGCTACCTCAGCTACCTGTACTCCTAGCCGATATGGTATTTTAACAGGGGTATATCCTTGGAGAAATAAAGATGCCCAAATATTACCTGGTACAGCACCATTAATCATTAGTACGGAACAAACTACCATTCCTAAAATGTTAAAACAACAAGGGTATACTACCGGTATTGTTGGCAAATGGCATCTTGGTTTAGGAACAGGTCATGTTAATTGGAATGAACGCGTATCTCCTGGTCCTAACGAAGTTGGTTTTGACTACTCCTATATTATGGCAGCAACACAAGATCGAGTTCCTACCGTGTATATTAAAGGTGGTCATGTAGATGGTTTAGATCCTAATGATCCTATTGAAGTAGATTATGCGAAGAATTATGAAGGGCAACCCACAGGAAAAGATAATCCTGAGTTATTAAAAATGAAATGGCACCATGGTCATAACAATAGTATTGTTAATGGGATCCCTAGAATTGGATTTATGAAAGGTGGTGAAGCTGCTAAATGGAAGGATGTTGATATGGCCGATCACTTTCTAGAAAAAGCAAAAGACTATGTCAAAAATCATAAAAAAGAACCTTTCTTTTTATATTATGCCTTACAACAACCACACGTACCGCGTACTCCTCATCCTCGTTTTGTTGGAACATCTGGTATGGGACCACGTGGTGATGTAATTCTTGAAGCTGATTGGGTTATCGGAGAATTTATAAAAACTTTAGAAGACGAAAAAATATTAGAAAACACATTGATAGTATTTACAAGTGATAATGGCCCTGTTTTAAATGATGGTTATTTTGATGATGCAGAAGAAAAACTAGGTAGCCATACTCCTACTGGCGGCTTAAGAGGAGGAAAATACAGCCTATTCGATGCAGGCACACACGTACCCTTTATTACCTATTGGAAAGGCACCATTACACCTAGTGTTTCTGATGCGCTTGTTTGTCAAATAGATTTATTAAACTCTTTAGCAAAACTTGCAGACAGTGACATCACTACAGACGATAGTGAAGAGTTAATTGATGTATTATTAGGTAAATCTAAAATAGGAAGAACTAATTTAGTGTTGGAAGCTGGTCAAAAAACAGCACTGAGAAGTGGCGACTGGATATTAATTCCGCCTTATAAAGGCAATCCAATAAACACACAGGTGAATATAGAATTAGGAATAGCAGATACGTACCAACTTTACAATCTTAAAACAGATAGAAAGCAAGAAACTAATTTAGCCGCTTCTAATCCAGAAAAGCTAAAAGAGATGGTTGCTACCTATGAAGAATTAAGAGGCGAAACAACTGTAGAAATAAAAGAATTAGAACTAAAATAA
- the galB gene encoding beta-galactosidase GalB produces MKALKRTPLIILFISIFISSCQENGVEVIADQDFNKDWLFIKDTVPQGEAIHLDDSTWRKLNVPHDWAIEGPFDSKNNARNGGLPIDGIAWYRKHFTIDAKNKNKQVAIEFDGVMDNSKIYVNGNFVGERHYGYSGFEFDITPFIKFGEDNIIAVQLAPEVLSERWYPGAGIYRNVRLKLNEKVHIPQWGTFISTPEVTSEKATVTIKTKLKNATDKPQEIFLETTIVDASNKTMGIATETIDVANNSEEQLTQHMTVVNPSLWDVGKPNLYKAISRVKIKDQIVDEFETEFGIRTIEFKKEGFFLNGKAVELNGVCMHHDLGPLGAAVNYRATERQMQIMQNMGANALRTSHNPPSPEMLQVCDRLGIVVIDEAFDEWKEPKVPNGYSNYFDQWAEKDLRDMIKRDRNHPSVIMWSIGNEILEQGKKDGWKIAKMLNDICHDEDDSRPTTAGFNYYPASFVNQLAAQIDVVGVNYKPAYYGEIREQNPDMIFYGSETSSQTSTRGFYEVPQDYHVNKETNQVSSYDVTVGPPWAYAPDIEFDAQEKNPHSLGEFIWTGFDYLGEPTPYGGRDNSTNGYWNDDWPSHASYFAPVDLVGFPKDRFYLYQSQWTSAPMVHVLPHWNWEGKEGQTIPVYAYTNADEVELFVNGTSFGKKVKGKDLTDVFTEYNGFKKGIYKSKYRLSWQVAYQPGSLKVVAYTNGKQVASKEIKTAGKPAKISLVADRNTIKADGKDLSFVSVSIEDKDGNLCPNAANLINFKVEGAGVLEAVGNGNSASLESFQENYIKSFFGKSLAIIKGTENTGEVTITATGENLATASLIIKTE; encoded by the coding sequence ATGAAAGCTTTAAAACGTACCCCATTGATCATTTTGTTCATTTCCATTTTTATATCTTCCTGCCAAGAGAACGGCGTAGAAGTTATAGCCGATCAAGATTTTAATAAAGATTGGCTTTTTATTAAAGATACTGTTCCTCAAGGTGAAGCCATACATTTAGATGATAGTACGTGGCGAAAACTAAATGTACCTCACGACTGGGCCATTGAAGGTCCTTTTGATTCTAAAAATAATGCCAGAAATGGCGGGTTGCCTATTGATGGAATTGCATGGTACAGAAAACACTTTACCATTGACGCTAAAAATAAGAACAAACAAGTTGCTATTGAATTTGATGGGGTCATGGATAATTCCAAAATATATGTAAACGGAAATTTTGTTGGAGAACGTCATTACGGGTATAGTGGTTTTGAGTTTGACATCACTCCGTTTATAAAATTTGGTGAAGACAATATTATCGCAGTACAACTTGCTCCTGAAGTTTTATCAGAAAGATGGTATCCCGGAGCCGGTATTTATCGCAACGTACGCTTAAAATTAAATGAGAAAGTACATATCCCGCAATGGGGTACATTTATTTCAACTCCAGAAGTTACATCAGAAAAAGCAACGGTAACGATTAAAACAAAGTTGAAAAATGCTACTGATAAACCTCAAGAGATATTTTTAGAAACTACGATTGTTGATGCTTCCAATAAAACTATGGGTATAGCTACGGAGACCATAGATGTAGCAAATAATTCAGAGGAGCAATTAACACAACATATGACGGTTGTAAATCCAAGTCTTTGGGATGTTGGCAAGCCTAATTTATATAAAGCAATAAGCCGTGTAAAAATAAAAGATCAAATTGTAGATGAATTTGAAACGGAATTTGGAATTAGAACGATTGAATTTAAAAAAGAAGGTTTCTTTTTAAATGGAAAAGCGGTAGAACTTAATGGCGTTTGTATGCATCACGATTTAGGCCCCTTAGGTGCTGCCGTAAATTACAGAGCAACAGAGCGTCAAATGCAAATTATGCAAAATATGGGTGCCAATGCGCTACGTACAAGTCATAATCCACCATCACCAGAAATGCTACAAGTATGTGATAGATTAGGCATTGTGGTTATTGATGAAGCTTTTGATGAATGGAAAGAACCAAAAGTTCCTAATGGCTACAGCAACTATTTTGACCAATGGGCAGAAAAAGATTTGCGAGACATGATTAAGAGAGATCGCAATCATCCCTCTGTAATTATGTGGAGTATTGGTAATGAGATTTTAGAGCAAGGTAAAAAAGACGGTTGGAAAATTGCCAAAATGTTGAATGATATTTGCCATGATGAAGATGATTCTAGACCCACAACTGCCGGCTTCAATTATTATCCTGCTTCTTTTGTAAATCAATTAGCCGCTCAAATAGATGTTGTTGGGGTTAATTACAAACCTGCATATTATGGAGAAATCAGGGAACAAAACCCAGATATGATTTTTTACGGATCAGAAACTTCATCACAAACAAGTACAAGAGGTTTTTATGAAGTTCCTCAAGACTACCATGTCAACAAAGAAACCAACCAAGTTTCTAGTTATGATGTTACTGTTGGTCCGCCTTGGGCCTATGCTCCAGATATTGAATTTGATGCGCAAGAAAAAAACCCACATTCTTTAGGAGAATTTATATGGACAGGCTTTGATTATTTAGGAGAACCAACCCCTTATGGTGGTAGAGATAATTCCACGAATGGCTATTGGAATGATGATTGGCCTTCTCACGCCTCTTATTTTGCTCCTGTAGATTTAGTAGGCTTCCCTAAAGACCGCTTTTATTTATACCAAAGTCAATGGACATCGGCTCCTATGGTTCATGTTTTACCACATTGGAATTGGGAAGGCAAAGAAGGACAAACAATCCCAGTTTACGCTTATACCAATGCAGATGAAGTGGAGTTATTCGTAAACGGCACCTCTTTTGGAAAAAAAGTAAAAGGCAAAGATCTAACAGACGTTTTTACTGAATATAATGGCTTTAAGAAAGGTATCTACAAATCTAAATACAGACTATCATGGCAGGTGGCTTACCAACCAGGCAGCTTAAAAGTGGTTGCGTATACGAATGGAAAGCAAGTAGCTTCTAAAGAAATAAAAACGGCAGGAAAGCCTGCTAAAATTTCGTTAGTAGCCGATAGAAATACAATTAAGGCAGATGGTAAAGACCTTTCTTTCGTCTCCGTAAGCATAGAAGACAAAGACGGCAATTTATGCCCTAATGCAGCTAATTTGATTAATTTTAAAGTGGAAGGAGCAGGAGTATTAGAAGCGGTTGGAAATGGAAATTCTGCCTCGCTAGAATCTTTTCAGGAAAACTACATCAAGTCATTTTTTGGTAAAAGTTTAGCGATTATCAAAGGTACTGAAAACACCGGAGAAGTTACTATTACGGCAACCGGAGAAAATTTAGCTACAGCAAGCTTAATCATTAAAACAGAATAG
- a CDS encoding sulfatase-like hydrolase/transferase — protein sequence MKTKVYLFVATSFFLACTSKPKQNLEPKKPNIVFIFTDDQTYSSIHALGNSEIITPNMDAMVHEGTTFTNAYNMGSWSGAVCAASRAMLISGRSVWRANKFRQNWIKNDSIDKTWGKLLESNGYETYMTGKWHVDAPAHKVFEHTTHIRPGMPKDAWDHATMVAKFDSLSKIPNATSESIMPNGYNRPLSLTDTTWNPTDTTKGGYWKDGQHWSEVLKDDAIRFINTAKTSEKPFFMYLAFNAPHDPRQAPQEYQDMYALKNLSVPKSFLPEYPYRHDIANGDDLRDEALAPFPRTELAIKTHKKEYYASITHVDAQIGNIIEALKNSGKMDNTYIIFTADHGIAMGRHGLLGKQSLFDHSIRPPIIILGPDIPKNKKTNVDVYLQDAMATSLDLAGIDKPKYIEYNSFLNIAKGKESKSSYDAIYGAYLDVQRMIRKDGYKLMVFPKIKKILLFDLKNDPEEMNDISKLPEEQKRIKTLFLDLQKLQKEMDDPLDISDCIVAIN from the coding sequence ATGAAAACAAAAGTTTACTTATTTGTAGCTACAAGCTTTTTTCTTGCTTGCACTAGCAAACCAAAACAAAACCTTGAGCCTAAAAAACCAAACATCGTTTTTATTTTTACAGACGATCAAACCTATTCTTCCATTCATGCCTTAGGCAATTCGGAAATCATTACTCCAAATATGGATGCCATGGTTCATGAAGGCACCACCTTTACGAATGCTTACAATATGGGTTCTTGGAGTGGCGCAGTGTGTGCTGCCTCTAGAGCTATGCTAATTTCAGGAAGATCAGTATGGAGAGCTAATAAGTTTAGGCAAAATTGGATTAAAAACGATTCTATTGATAAAACTTGGGGTAAATTACTTGAAAGTAATGGCTACGAAACCTATATGACCGGAAAATGGCATGTAGATGCTCCGGCCCATAAAGTTTTTGAACACACCACACATATTAGACCGGGCATGCCAAAAGATGCATGGGATCATGCCACGATGGTTGCTAAATTTGATTCGCTCTCAAAAATTCCTAATGCTACATCAGAAAGCATTATGCCTAATGGCTATAACCGTCCACTATCCTTAACGGACACTACCTGGAATCCTACGGACACTACTAAAGGTGGTTACTGGAAAGATGGCCAACACTGGAGTGAAGTTCTAAAAGATGATGCGATTAGATTCATAAATACGGCTAAAACTAGTGAAAAGCCTTTTTTCATGTACCTAGCCTTTAACGCCCCACATGATCCAAGACAGGCTCCACAAGAATATCAAGACATGTATGCGCTAAAAAATCTATCTGTACCCAAAAGCTTCCTACCTGAGTACCCCTACAGACATGATATTGCTAATGGTGATGATTTAAGAGACGAGGCACTGGCTCCGTTTCCAAGAACAGAATTGGCCATAAAAACACATAAGAAAGAATATTACGCGAGCATCACGCATGTAGATGCGCAAATTGGCAACATCATTGAAGCACTTAAAAATTCTGGGAAGATGGATAATACGTATATCATCTTTACGGCAGACCATGGTATAGCAATGGGCAGACACGGCCTATTAGGGAAACAAAGTTTGTTTGACCATAGTATTAGACCCCCAATAATTATTTTAGGTCCAGATATTCCTAAAAACAAAAAAACGAATGTAGACGTATACTTGCAAGATGCCATGGCTACCTCATTAGATCTTGCGGGTATAGACAAACCAAAATACATCGAATACAACAGCTTCTTAAACATTGCAAAAGGAAAAGAATCCAAAAGCAGCTATGATGCTATTTACGGGGCATATTTAGATGTACAACGAATGATTCGTAAAGATGGATATAAACTAATGGTTTTTCCGAAAATTAAAAAAATACTGCTCTTTGATTTAAAGAATGACCCTGAGGAGATGAATGACATTTCAAAACTTCCAGAGGAACAAAAAAGAATAAAAACACTGTTTCTAGACTTACAAAAACTACAAAAGGAAATGGACGATCCTCTTGATATTAGTGACTGTATTGTCGCCATAAACTAA